From a single Rutidosis leptorrhynchoides isolate AG116_Rl617_1_P2 chromosome 5, CSIRO_AGI_Rlap_v1, whole genome shotgun sequence genomic region:
- the LOC139847875 gene encoding serine/threonine-protein kinase PBL34-like isoform X2, with protein sequence MGLGLAIDSEKIETLSVDKIEQNKKEDEIEVTGCWIKFKFLGRCISKRSKVESSNCVSTSPDESKSTNETISEQPVIPTASSATTSNGESNPSTPNVTEELKIPSTLRKFNFNELKLATRSFRPESLLGEGGFGCVFKGWINENGTTPVKPGTGLSVAVKTLNHDGLQGHKEWLAEVNFLGDLLHPNLVKLIGYCIEDNQRLLVYEFMPRGSLENHLFRRSLPLPWGTRMKIALGAAKGLAFLHEEAERPVIYRDFKTSNILLDADYNAKLSDFGLAKDGPEGDNTHVSTRVMGTYGYAAPEYVMTGHLTSKSDVYSFGVVLLEMITGRRSMDKNRPNGEHNLVEWARPYLVERRRLYQLIDPLLEGRFSVRGAQKAAQLATLCLNRDPKTRPLMSDVYEVLKPLVNLKDMACMSPYFQALHLQGDWVSTTQMSRNGVGLKGASMRSLSVSRCPTVSPRHHDQPYQRSPRPIR encoded by the exons ATGGGGTTGGGATTAGCCATTGATTCTGAAAAAATAGAAACTTTGAGTGTAGATAAAATAGAGCAAAATAAGAAAGAAGATGAGATTGAGGTAACAGGGTGTTGGATTAAGTTCAAATTCTTGGGGAGGTGCATATCCAAAAGGTCCAAAGTGGAGAGCTCAAATTGTGTTAGTACCAGTCCAGATg AAAGCAAATCAACAAACGAGACTATTTCAGAACAACCTGTTATTCCAACTGCTTCATCTGCAACCACTAGCAACGGTGAAAGCAACCCGTCTACACCAAACGTGACCGAGGAGCTAAAAATACCTTCAACGCTTCGAAAATTCAATTTCAACGAGCTTAAATTAGCAACAAGGAGTTTTCGACCCGAAAGTCTACTTGGTGAGGGTGGATTCGGTTGCGTTTTCAAAGGATGGATTAACGAGAACGGGACTACGCCTGTGAAGCCAGGAACGGGTTTATCTGTTGCTGTCAAAACCCTCAATCATGATGGACTTCAGGGTCACAAAGAATGGCTC GCTGAAGTTAATTTTCTTGGTGATCTTTTGCATCCTAATTTGGTTAAATTGATTGGTTATTGCATCGAGGATAATCAAAGGCTGCTCGTGTATGAGTTTATGCCTCGTGGAAGCCTAGAAAATCATCTTTTTCGAA GATCGTTACCGTTACCTTGGGGGACTAGAATGAAAATTGCACTTGGTGCTGCAAAAGGTCTTGCTTTTCTTCATGAGGAAGCTGAAAGGCCTGTGATTTATCGTGATTTTAAGACTTCGAATATTTTACTAGATGCG GATTATAATGCAAAGCTTTCTGATTTTGGACTTGCTAAAGATGGTCCTGAAGGGGATAATACTCACGTATCTACTCGTGTGATGGGAACTTATGGTTATGCTGCACCCGAATATGTGATGACAG GGCACTTGACATCGAAGAGTGACGTGTACAGTTTTGGAGTGGTTTTACTAGAGATGATAACGGGGCGAAGATCAATGGACAAAAACCGCCCAAACGGGGAGCATAATCTTGTAGAATGGGCGAGACCATATCTAGTTGAGAGACGAAGATTGTATCAGTTAATAGACCCTTTACTCGAAGGTCGATTTTCAGTTAGAGGTGCGCAAAAAGCTGCTCAATTGGCTACCCTTTGTTTAAACCGTGACCCAAAAACAAGACCCTTAATGAGTGACGTGTATGAAGTTTTAAAGCCGCTCGTGAACCTTAAAGACATGGCTTGTATGTCTCCGTATTTTCAGGCGTTGCATTTGCAGGGTGATTGGGTCAGTACGACCCAAATGAGTAGAAATGGTGTGGGATTAAAAGGGGCATCGATGAGGAGTTTGTCGGTATCGAGGTGTCCGACTGTGTCGCCACGTCATCACGATCAACCGTATCAACGGTCTCCGAGACCTATTAGATAA
- the LOC139847875 gene encoding serine/threonine-protein kinase PBL34-like isoform X1: MGLGLAIDSEKIETLSVDKIEQNKKEDEIEVTGCWIKFKFLGRCISKRSKVESSNCVSTSPDAESKSTNETISEQPVIPTASSATTSNGESNPSTPNVTEELKIPSTLRKFNFNELKLATRSFRPESLLGEGGFGCVFKGWINENGTTPVKPGTGLSVAVKTLNHDGLQGHKEWLAEVNFLGDLLHPNLVKLIGYCIEDNQRLLVYEFMPRGSLENHLFRRSLPLPWGTRMKIALGAAKGLAFLHEEAERPVIYRDFKTSNILLDADYNAKLSDFGLAKDGPEGDNTHVSTRVMGTYGYAAPEYVMTGHLTSKSDVYSFGVVLLEMITGRRSMDKNRPNGEHNLVEWARPYLVERRRLYQLIDPLLEGRFSVRGAQKAAQLATLCLNRDPKTRPLMSDVYEVLKPLVNLKDMACMSPYFQALHLQGDWVSTTQMSRNGVGLKGASMRSLSVSRCPTVSPRHHDQPYQRSPRPIR; this comes from the exons ATGGGGTTGGGATTAGCCATTGATTCTGAAAAAATAGAAACTTTGAGTGTAGATAAAATAGAGCAAAATAAGAAAGAAGATGAGATTGAGGTAACAGGGTGTTGGATTAAGTTCAAATTCTTGGGGAGGTGCATATCCAAAAGGTCCAAAGTGGAGAGCTCAAATTGTGTTAGTACCAGTCCAGATg CAGAAAGCAAATCAACAAACGAGACTATTTCAGAACAACCTGTTATTCCAACTGCTTCATCTGCAACCACTAGCAACGGTGAAAGCAACCCGTCTACACCAAACGTGACCGAGGAGCTAAAAATACCTTCAACGCTTCGAAAATTCAATTTCAACGAGCTTAAATTAGCAACAAGGAGTTTTCGACCCGAAAGTCTACTTGGTGAGGGTGGATTCGGTTGCGTTTTCAAAGGATGGATTAACGAGAACGGGACTACGCCTGTGAAGCCAGGAACGGGTTTATCTGTTGCTGTCAAAACCCTCAATCATGATGGACTTCAGGGTCACAAAGAATGGCTC GCTGAAGTTAATTTTCTTGGTGATCTTTTGCATCCTAATTTGGTTAAATTGATTGGTTATTGCATCGAGGATAATCAAAGGCTGCTCGTGTATGAGTTTATGCCTCGTGGAAGCCTAGAAAATCATCTTTTTCGAA GATCGTTACCGTTACCTTGGGGGACTAGAATGAAAATTGCACTTGGTGCTGCAAAAGGTCTTGCTTTTCTTCATGAGGAAGCTGAAAGGCCTGTGATTTATCGTGATTTTAAGACTTCGAATATTTTACTAGATGCG GATTATAATGCAAAGCTTTCTGATTTTGGACTTGCTAAAGATGGTCCTGAAGGGGATAATACTCACGTATCTACTCGTGTGATGGGAACTTATGGTTATGCTGCACCCGAATATGTGATGACAG GGCACTTGACATCGAAGAGTGACGTGTACAGTTTTGGAGTGGTTTTACTAGAGATGATAACGGGGCGAAGATCAATGGACAAAAACCGCCCAAACGGGGAGCATAATCTTGTAGAATGGGCGAGACCATATCTAGTTGAGAGACGAAGATTGTATCAGTTAATAGACCCTTTACTCGAAGGTCGATTTTCAGTTAGAGGTGCGCAAAAAGCTGCTCAATTGGCTACCCTTTGTTTAAACCGTGACCCAAAAACAAGACCCTTAATGAGTGACGTGTATGAAGTTTTAAAGCCGCTCGTGAACCTTAAAGACATGGCTTGTATGTCTCCGTATTTTCAGGCGTTGCATTTGCAGGGTGATTGGGTCAGTACGACCCAAATGAGTAGAAATGGTGTGGGATTAAAAGGGGCATCGATGAGGAGTTTGTCGGTATCGAGGTGTCCGACTGTGTCGCCACGTCATCACGATCAACCGTATCAACGGTCTCCGAGACCTATTAGATAA